The following nucleotide sequence is from Diospyros lotus cultivar Yz01 chromosome 3, ASM1463336v1, whole genome shotgun sequence.
AATCAACATCGTGTAATGTCTAATTAAACAAGCCGCTGTGTGTGTGTCATTCATGCACGGCTCACGGGTTCGGTGATTGTTGAAAACCCTAATCCATTTAAACTTTCTTGGTTTTTATGAATCGCTGCAGTGATCGCAGTTAAGTTGTTTCGTCTATGGCTTATGTACCGCCGCACTTGCGGCACGCTAAGGATGCAGAAAAGCCATCTCCCAAGCCAGAGCTTCTCGTTCCACAGTTTCAGAGGAGCCTTAATTTTGGCTCGCCTTCTAGGTCTAACGTGGGGAGAAGGAAAGGGCATAACCAGCCGTCTTCGCAGGCTGGGAAAATTGAGTATGGAAACGATGCTATATATAGATGGTTTGCTGCTGGTTCGCCAGGTGATGGCCAGTTTCCGTCTTCTGCTGGCCTGGAGACCATTTCTTTGAAATCCTTTGAGCAGAGATCGGCGGAACCACCTCTGATTTTGGTGCTGGACCCTCACGTAGCCCAAGGTTTTTTGCTAGAAGTATTTCTTGAAATAGATTTCAATTCACATTTTTCTTGGCTTGTTTCGATGGATTTCATGTATCTAATTCAATCCATTCCACGCTTTTTAGATGTTAAGGAGTCCGATGGAGATGTTCGCAAAAGCCCATGGGAGTATGTTGCTGAAAACGTACAAGAAGACCTCCTTTCCTCTTTCCAAAATGTGCGCAAAGCAAGGGAGAGCCAGGAATTAGAAGGAAAACCAACCCTGGTTGTTAGGTTTGGCAAAATACTTTTTCGCGGGTTAGTAATCGTGGCTTTTGTTTAGTCCCATCTCTGGTAATCCTGTTCTTGAACCAATCTTGGCCTTCTATTGTGTTCGAAATGTCTAGGTTAACTAAGTTACGAGTTATATCTGATTTCAACAAAGTTCTATCTCCAAAATTGTTATGTTACTTCAAAATTATAATAGGTATTATAGTAAATTATTGTCCCACAACTTTTAGTACCTTGAGCATTGCTGTGTATGAGTTGCAAGTCAAAAGGAGTGTCAGCGTCTTTAACAGCTACTTGGGATGCAGGAGATCTTTAACCAATGTAGAAGCTGTAGAAAGGAAATCAGTTTCCGAAACCACCTTGAGGCAAATGAAGAGATCACTGTATACAAATGTCCCTGTTGCATTTATCCAACATGTTACAAGTGAAGCTGTTCCAAAGATTGGACTTGACTTTGCAGAAGAAAAGGAGTTGTACCACATAAAGGTTTTCTCTCACTGGCCTCTCCTTTGTATAATAATAGTAATCAAAGGTTTGATTGCTGAACTATGTTGTGTAGCTATCTGATAGCATGCGACCAGACTCAACTATCACATGCAAATGTAGAGTGATGGAAGATTGTAAAAAGCTCCAACTCCATAAGGCAAGTTTTCTTCCTCTTGAGAACTAAATTTATGTTGGTGTTACGATTATAGTGGCTGGTAATAGTGTCACCAATTTTCCTACAAtgctaaaataatattaaggaAAAGGTCTGGCACTTTGATGTCGGTCAATGCTCCAGAAGACGTTGATCTCTTCATCAGGCTGTTATTACCGTTTACATCACCTCATGAAccatctttattttttcatttagtaAAACTACTAAAGTGCTAGATCTGCTATAAGCTTATGGAGTCTTCCATTGATTTCATATGCTTTTCTTGTAGATTGAATTGAACCAAGTGCGCCATCTTGTTTTCGATGTTTCCTGCCTTGATAAGAAGCTAGACCTGAGGCTCATGCTGTATACCAAGGAAGCATTAACAGATTTAACAGTTAAGTCATTTTATTCTGAGCTGGAACTGTTAAGTTCTTTGGTTCTCTGTAGGCAATTGGAAAATCTGTTTTGGGTGGTTGGAATTAGTTTTTGGCACTTGTTCTGGATGCTGACTGTTCTTAGGTGCTGGAAATTGTGCTGAAGAACACTATCATCTCTCTTCTTACTGCTTAAGAGGCGAAGTTATATTTTTCAGTAGTATTAGTGCTTACTAATATGAAGCCGTCATTTGTCATCCTCTGGTGTGCAATTCTCTAACAACAATGATTGTCAGGATTAGAGTTAGTGATTTCTAGCTGAACTTGGGTGAACTCTTCACTAGTATCAATTTTCCCTGGAACAGATGCAACCAATCAATTGCCCTGTTCGTTGTTTTTGAGTCTATTAAAAAGCTTAAGTTGGTATTTTTCTTAGCTTGGTGTGGTTAGGTTTTCATACCCATTTTCCACTTGTCCtaaagttattattattgttttcttgattATTTCTTTGGATATTTTATGTTCACAACTGCTAAAAGATGTCAAAAATAGAGTTTGTCCCTCTTTTTTCCTGGAATTTCAGGGTGTGTATTTACTGAAATCATTTTCAACTTTTCCATCTCCAGTTTTGCATTTCATATCCTGTTGTCTCTTTGTACAAGAAATTTAGACAATGTGATCATTtgttgaatataaataaatttctttttccttgtaaTCTGAAATATATGTTCCAAATGGTTGCGTAGAAAATTTGttcaattattttgtattgcAATGtcacattatatataatattataatatcaaAATGTTAATAGTTAAATTGTTATTAGTGTAATGTTAGTACTATTAAtaagtttataattttaatgataacaattttattaataatattagtatactaaaattctaaaaaaattagattgatGTGATATGATTATTATTACTTACACAATATGCATGATATTGCTGATATCATAATATCAATAATAATCATTATTGGTActgattattgattttatttattttctataatttgagaaatttagtAATGCTATTgctaatataatattatttttattgttttgtcattttttatgtttaatatgaagattttatttctattagtaTGGTATTActgattttgaatcaaatttaaaattcatattgatatttatttccAAGCAAATTAATATTGGGTTAGTTGCTTCGATCTTCCCAAAGCCAAAGGAGTGGTATAGTTAATATCGTTTTGAAATACTATGCCAGGATGATGAGGAACACTGCATCAGGAATCTAATCAATTCTGCAGTTCTAAATTCAGAAGTGAAGGGTGGGTTAAGATGGCCCTTGGGAACGGAGACTTCTGGTGGCAGGTTTACTGTTGTTGGGGTTTGGCACACAAATGCTAAAATATTTCGGAGTTCATCAATCAGACTTAAGGTTCGGCATGCAGATCGATTTGATTTCAGGACTTCTGTTGGGGAAGTTTCAAGAGAGGTCAGTCTGAAGATGACTGAAATTTGCTTGGAACTGCTGGTAAGCTTTTTGTGCAAATTGGATGGTTTTGTAAATCTGTCTTGGCCTTTTTATGTAAACCATTAAGTCTTTGTTCTATTGTTGTCTTCTGATATCTCTGTTCTTCTGATTTGCAGAAGCAGAATCATCAAGTCGACTTGGTTACTACAATGCTCGAAGACAACCTGAGGTTGATATGGGAGTGCTTCTTGGATTGTGACTGTTCTTTCGAGTAAATGCCCGTACGTTGTTTCTGAGCCATTACGCTCGTATTTTGATCCATGTATGTGCTGCAGTGTGATGCTTCAATATGTATAAAGAAGCAATAGACAATGAAACTGAGACTGAAGGAGAATGTTTTTGGTAGTGATGGAGATTGAACTTGAACTGGATTTGAACTATTTTTTGTCTCCCACATCATCACCCAGATTGttacaaaaatgataatatgaTTTCTGAATGGTTGATGAACTTGCTTGTTATAGCCTgccatataaatatttttgccGGCCCAGGGGTATCAGAGGGGGGAATACTGTAATTAAGTTACAATTGTttgttttgagatattttataattatgttaaGAGTATATGGGTGctattattttagaatatgCTTTTAGTTAGCAACTAGTTGATGCCTATAATAGACTTCTTGTAGGAGGATGAAGATTATGCTGTGGAATGATAATTGACTTTCACTCTTCCCTCTAATCAacttcttctcaatttcctctcttatttctctcaattttttgtCCCCCCCTCTCCATTATCTCTCGATTATCACTGTAGCCTCTCAATTTAGGCTGCTATCTCTCCCTTTTTTGTCTAATTGTCCCTTGGAttcttccaaattcctatcAAAACCTTATCCAAACCCTAAGAACATGACAATTAGTATTAGAGTCAATGGTTCTTGGCTGTGGTTGTTGGCGATTTCTTGTGGTAATTCTGATCTGACTTCATTAGGGATAAATCACAATTAATTGGAGTAACAGATCCAATGACATCCATTCAGGTGATTCCCAGTCACTTCTCAGCTCAGATTTAAAGGCGAAGCAAGAGATTgattttgactttgaattttgaTAAATTCTGTTTGAAATTTAAAGGGGATTAAGAGTTGGTGTTCCTCAGCCATTGAATTGCGATTAAGGTGAGTGCATATTCCTCTAAACAATTGCTAATCATTGGCAATTGCGATTATAGTTGGGCAATTAGTTGACTTGGAGGCAATCGATTATCAGTAGATCTAGGTGGATTCCTTTGACTTCTCCTGTTCATTGATTTCTGACGATCCAAGCGATCTCTGACAATCCAAAAATGATTTTTGCAAGCCGAGAGTTAGGCTATCTTGATTGTAGTTAAGAGCAGTAATCGATTCTCTATTTTAGAGGTTGTTGCATCTTGATATTCAAGATATAAGTGATCATAGGAGATAGTTGCTCAAGAAGATTAGAAGCTATTTGGTGAAGGACGTGAACTAAGGAATGGCAGAAAAAACAAGGATGAAGCAATTCGATACAAGGCTGGATGCTTTGGAGCTAAGTTTTAAGCAGACTCGGGAGGAGGTGAGTCTTTGCAAAGAGGAAAATGTAGAGACCAAAGACATTGTACAAAATTTGGAAATAATTGTACAGGAAATTCGACCAGAATATGGAAAGGATGATGAGGATGTTGTCTACACTGCTTTTAGAACAGATTACTGGAGGATTTTCCTTCAAGAGCAAAGGCAACTCCGGTTCTAGCAAAAGCAGGAATTTTGCCTCGTGCTCTAAGGAATCTTGCCACCTGCTCCCGTTTTACCAAAAATCGAGGTACGTAATGTAGCCGGACCAGAAATCCAAGGTAGATATGCTTATCCAGGTGGTGTGAAaggtttttcaattttaattgttaCCAGGTGGTTGAGAATCAAAAGGTAAATGATATGATTGATACTTGGTTTCAAGGATGGAGCAGGTTGATGACACACGTGATTGAAAAATCTTAATGATATGATTGATACTTGGTTCCAAGGATGGTGCAAGTTGATGACACGTGATTGAAAAATTCAACAAGTTGCAACAAGAAGGCTTTGTCATGGACTATTTggtcaaattttaagaattaaagTCGCTGATGATCCTTTATAATCTGACTTTGAATTAGGCCTACTTCGTATTGAGCTTCACCTTTGGCCTCGAGGATGAGTTGAGGTGATGGTTAAAATGATGCAGTCTACTACGATTAAGCAAGCTGTTAAGAAGGCTTGACTATAAGAATTAGTCTTGGAAGCGATCTTTAGGAAGCACCAACTCCTATCCGAGTTTCGACCTACAAGCAGCCCACAACAGTTGGTGAATCTGCAGTCTAGGGATAATACTAACCTTAATTCCACCAAATCCCTTTCGGTGGAACAAAAGAGACAGTTAGGGCGGTGTTACAATTGTGGAGAAAGATTTAACTTGGGCCACCAATGCGAGAAACAACTATTATATATGAAAAGACTAGGGAATGGAAAAGAATAAGAAGGGCAAGTTGGGATTGGTGAAGCAACATGCTAGTTGCTGCAAGtttttggggacaagaattttcttaaagaggagggaattgtcatgactTTAGAGATATTAGAGGGACAATACGAAATTGAGTTATAATTatttgttagaagatattttgtaatatacTATACTAACATATGAGTGctattattctaaaatatgcTTTAAGTTAGTAGGTAGTTGATACTTATAAAAGACTACTTATAAAAGGATGGAGATTATGTTGTGGAATGATAATTGACTTTCAAACTTCATCCTCTCTAATTTATCtaaattctctctcatttctctctctcttgattatCTTTGTTTCTCTCAATTTAGTATGCaatctcttcattttctgtctaattttttcttgaattattcTAAATTTCTATCAAAACCTTATCCAAACCCATGacaatatttttagattgaatatttaattttttatattaaaaattatatttacaaaaagtatctatattttttttatttatgtattttttcatgtttctattttttatttttttgaaatacgttattttttcattttcgtttCGTATCGCATTCATTTCCTCCTTTCATTCTTGTGCAACTTAGCTAAGTAGTAATAAGTACgtcatatttttatatcaagtgcattatttgattttatttcaacattaaaacaattatattggttaattaatagatatataatattataaaaaaaaatctatcaaGTGATAATCTTTAAATTAAGAAATGTTACAGGTAAGGTGCAAACGGTCGGTTCGATTATATAACTAACGGAAACTCATAACTGATTAAACTGAATCAATAAGTAAAATCGAACTAAATTAATCGATTAATtccaaaaatcaaatcaatcaataatCGAAAAACTTGAAACTAAATTGCATAAATCgaatataattgattaaattcaagaaatacaaacaaattaaaataactaatagaaaacacacaaaattaaaaaaaggcatcattttataaattttaaaataatatcattttaaagtttgatgaatttaatttttttaattaaaacttaaattttttaaaaaaattaatcaaaccaaattgatttaagaaaaaaaaaccaaattgaCAAAttcattcaatttaatttgattagttTGAGTAAATAGAAGTTTTGCTGAACGCGAGCTACAAGCAAAGTTCAGTGTTCTTATTCGAATAGTTATTGTGCTCTGAACAAATCAGAGAATGACATCAGTATAATCtcgggaaatttgcaaaaatagtaCTCTCTGTAGGaaactttgcaaaaataggatTATTTAAAAATCCTTGCAAAAGTAAGACTTTTTGAATGTATATTGAACAAAAATATCCTTACTTTTAAGTTATCTTTTTTCgagttcttttttcttctttttcaatatatttttccttctttctattactctatatatataaggtatatatatatatattcacttattattatttttttcttttatcactctttgtaacctaaatatatatgtatatattattcacGTGTCAACGATTAGATTCAAGAGATGTTggtctctttctttctctttccattgtatatatatgtattatacatgTACTGTGTATTTGCGTTGATGAGATATGAGAAGAGATAAATGACAGTCATGTacaggaaaaaaagaaaaacgatcACACCGAGGCCATGGCATCGTTGATTGCAGTCGTGACCGATATTTCACTACGAtcatttcagttttttgttgTGGTTATGACAAATATCTTTAACAAATAACTATTAAAGATATATGTTAAGGATATCCATaacaaatatttgttaaaatatcaaaaaattatcaaaatattttattttttattagtggTTAAGTCCACTAATAACCCTTCATCTGtcttatttattatcaaaataatcgaattgaaTGTAATTAACTGAGGTTGTTATAAGTAAATGGTGCCTTAATAACCATTTCATTCACAATTATTGCTTCATTCGATTctcatttacaaaataaaaccttaataactcttattgttttctttgattCTCATTTACAGTTATTGTCCAAAGATATTAGCTTTAGATATCGGTTATTAATAGATATCGATTCAACGATATTGGTTATTGATAGATATCAGTTTAACGATATCGgttattgataaatattggttCAACAATATCGGTTATTGATAGATATCTGATGTAGATATCGGTTCAACGATATCGGTTATTGATAGATGTCGGTTCAACAATATCGGTTATTGATAGATATTTTGCAACATGTTTCTgtgtaatttttgttattattgatatatatttaatcaaCCGATTTCTACtacaattgatatatatatatatatatataatagatatctACAACCAATATATTTGGACAACCatattttatgacaaaaatCTACAATCGATATCTTTGAACCGATATATATCAATAATCGATATCGTTAAACCGATATCTACAtaagatatttattaataactgATATTGTTGAACCGATATATATCAATAAcgatatttgttaaaaatatctGTCATGGCCGCGACAAGAAATTAAAACGGTCGTAGTGAAATATCAGTTATGACCGCAATCAACAATGCCATGCCCCTGCTACGGtcgcttttttctttttcttgtacaTGGTCATCATTTGTCTTTTCTCTTCTCCCATTAACGCAAATACACACAGTACATGTataatgcatatatacacaATAGAGAGAGACCCACATCTCTTGAATCTAATCGTTGAACATGaacaatatatacacatatatttagaTTACAGAgagtgataaaagaaaaaaaaatgatagattgatgtatatatatagaataatagaaaaaaaaggaaaaaccaattaaaaaaaaaaacacgaaaAGAGTTAACTTAATTTTGTCTAATATACATTTAAAAGTTCAACTTTTGCAAAGATTTGTTTagtgtcctatttttgcaaactTTCCTACCGggagtcctatttttgcaaatttccctaTAATCTCagtgcgctctctctctctctctgcctttCCTTACCAGCAAGCGGTGGAAATCTTCCGTTATTTGTAAGTAGATCTTCGCCTTTCTTAGTTATCTGAACGCACAATTCACTCTTTGTAGACTTGTTTGCATGTTTGGTATTTCTTGACAAATCTGAAATATCAAACTACCCGCTATGTATTGCATCACCTGGTTCGGTAATTGTTGAAGACCCTAAAGATTTGAATTGTTAATCCAACTGTTTGGAAACCCTAAAGATTTAACCACTTTCTCGGGTTTAACTACCATTGAAGTGATCGCAGTTAAGATGTTTCGTCTATGGCTTACCAGAGCTTCTCGTTCCACAGTTTCGGAGGAGGCTGAATTTTGGCTCACCCTCAAGGTCATTGCAGGTGGGGAAACTTAAATATGCCAATGATGCAATACGTATATGGTTTGTTACTGGTTCGGCAGACGATGCCCATTTGCCCTCTTCTGCTCGTCTGAACCCCATTTCTTTGGAATCCTCCGAGCAGAAGGCGGCAGAACCACCTCTGATTGGTGCTGGACACCATGTAACCCAAAAATATTTGCTAAAAGTATTTGGTGAAATAGATTTCAATTCACTTTTTTCTTGGgttgttttgatttgatttcgTGTATCTAATTTAATCCAGTCCATTTATTTTAGATGGTAAGGAGTTTGATAGAGATGTCTCCAAAAGTCCATGGGGGTATGTAGCTGAAAATGTACAACAAGACCTGCTTTCTTCTTTCCAAAATGTTCGCAAAGCAATGGAGAGCAAGGAATTAGAAGGAAAGCCAACTCTGGTTGCTGGGTTTGGCAAAATACTTTTTCATGGGTTAGTAATCTTGGGTTTTGTTTAGGCCCATCTCTGGTAATCTTGTTCTTAAACAATCTCGTCGATTTATTGTGTTTGAAATATCTAGGTTGACTAATTTACAAGATGCATCTGATTTCAACAAATTTTTCCCctcaaaaatcttaatttactttaaaattcaaataggttttatactaattttttgtCCGCAACTTCTAGTGTCTTGAGCATTGCAGTGTATGAGTTGCAAGTCAAAAGGAATGTTAGCATCTTTGACAGATACTTGGAGGCAGGAGATCTTTAACCAATGTAGAAGCTGTAGAAAGGAAGTCAGTTGCTGAAACCACCTTGAGGCAAATGAAGAAATCATTGTATACAAATGTCCCTGTTGCATTTATCCAACATGTTACAAGTGAAGCTGCTTCAAAGATTGGACTTGATTTTGCAGCAGAAAAGGAGTTATACCATCTAATGGTATTATTTTCAATGATCTTCCATGGTTAGATTCAGGCTTCTTGTGTTAGATTCAGGCTTCCTGTTGCAACCAGACTCCGTTTTCATATGCCAATTTAGAGTGATGGAATCTGTCCAGCCAATCATTCCGCTGGCATCTCGCATTCACGCCCCCATTTGACTGCCGCTCGGGGATGTAGCTGTAGATATGTTAGTCTTAGTGGGTCATTGGATCCACTCGTTATCTCCTTCTATGACATGCTGTTGTCGTCACCATATTCCATATGTCACTTAGTCATCTCTGCCTCGCTGCAGGTCAGCACCTCTGAAAGAAACGGAGGACTTCATTCCGTGACACTGTAAAAAGCTCCAACTTTACAAGGCAAGTTTTTGCCTATCCAGACTAAATCCTGTAAACATGGTATTTCTTATTGTACCTATGTTGGTGTTACCAAGGATCTAGTGACTAATGACCGAGTCACCAATTTTCCTACAATGCTAAAACAATTTGAGGGAAAAGACTTGGCACTTTCATATGGTTCTTTGCAATCCACAATGCACGGGGCCAATGCTCCACATGATGTTGATCACTTCATCAGCGTTATTACTATTTACATCACCTCATGGACCatctattaatttattttatttttatcaaaattgctAGATAAACTCACTAATTAGCTTAATGGAGTTTTCCACtgatttcatgtttttttttttttagattgaatTGAACCAAGTGCGCCATCTTGTTTTAGATGTTTCTTGTCTTGATTTCTTGGTAGACCTGAGGCTCTTGCTGTATGCCTAGATAACTTAAAAAGCTTCAACAGTATGTCGCTTTTTTTGTTGAGCTACAACTATTAGTTTCTTTATTTCTCTGTAAAGCAATTGGAAAATCGTTTAATGTGTAATGGCATTTGTTTTGTCACTCGTACTGGATGCTGGGTATCATTGGTATTTGACTAAAGTTAGGAGCTGGAAATTGTGCTGATGAGCGGTCATCCTCCTCCTTGCTACATAAGAGGCAAAGTCAGATTTTTTAGTAGTATATCCATTTCTCAAAATGTTAGAGGCTGGTATAGTGAGTGCTATCCTAATATGAAGTACTCATCCTCTGTTCTGTACTTCTCTAACAATAATGTTTATCAGGATTAGAGCTAGTGATTGTAGCTTAACATCATGACTCTTCACTAGTATCAATTTTCCCTGGAACAGATGCAGCAAATGAGTTGCTTTGTTCATTATTTATGAGTCATTAAAAAGGTGTCTAGATTATTTGCGGGTTTTTCTTTGGTATTTCTTCATATCTGTGAATTAAGACAGTGGCTTGGTTAGGTTTTCATATCCCATCTTCCACTTCCTTGCCTtaagttgttgttgttgttatttgtAATTATCTTGTTGGATATCTTATGTCCAAACTGATAAAAGATGTAATAGAGTTTGTCATTCCTGTATAGCAGTTACTGTTGGATTACCTTCTAGTCCTTTTCCTGGAATGTCAGGTTTCTTTATTTACAGAAACTGTTTTTGAGTTTTCCATCTTCAGCTTTTTGTAATTCATCTCCAGTTTtccttttgataaaaaaaaaaggaaatccgtttaattgttgaatatagtgaaatatttagaAAATCTGTTTAATTGTTCAAAAAGGTTATATAGAAAATGTGTTCAATTCTTTTATATTGTAATGTCATGttcttaattataatatcaaaatGTTAATAGTTACATTGTTATTAATGTCATCTAGCTAATGCCATAATTCCaatgatattataatttaagaaattttatgaTGCTACTAGTGTTGATGTTGCTAATAAGctaatatcatattattatGTGTCCGATTTAAAAGTCTTGTTTTATCttattgattttgttattaataGACGCACAATTAATATTGTGCTAGTTGCCATCTGCAGCTCTCCAAAGGAGTGATCCAAGCTGATGATATTCACAGAATCAGGAACCTGATCAATTCTGCAGTGATTGATTCAGAAGCAAAAGGTAGTTTAAGATGGCCCTTGGGAGAGGAGCCTTTTAGAGATAGGCTGGATGATGTTGGATTTTTCCAAACAAAGGCTAAAATATTTCGAAATTCATCAATGAGGCTTAAGGTTTGGGACGCAGatcgatttgatttgataacAGCACTTCGGCCGGGGAAGTTACAAGAGAGGCCAGTCTGAAGATGCCTGGAATTTGCTTGGAACTACTGGTAAGGTTTTTGTGTTATTGGATGATTTTGTAAATTTATGCCATCCTTTTTGTGTACGCGGGTCTTTTCTCTTAAATTGTCTTGTGACATCCCTGTTCTTCCAATTTCCAGGAGAACCATCAAGTTGACCTGGTTACTAGAATGCTTAAAGATAACTTGAAGTTGATATGGTTACGAAAATGATATATGATTTCTGAATGCTTGATGAACTTGCTTGTCAATAGCTGGAATAGCTGgaacatttaaatattttgattatgcTATGCAATTCAAAAGTGAAATGCAGAGCACATTAAATTCCAATAGACACAAACTGTGCCCAAAATTTCAAGATGCTGTTGAAGCCtgcaaataaaacataattgaaacaataaCTCAATATACATACATGCCTTTATTTCATTATCCATGCTGATTTTAAGAGACTCCTCCCTTACGGATTAGACTTTAGTGACCACTTCTATTGATCTTGATACTGTCGTAGAGTTCTCCTTCTTTGCTCTCTGCAATACAATGTATatagatttttgttttaaattcttAGCTGTATTGATGTGGGACAGCAAAGAATCACTAAAAAATGAAGACATACAATTAATTAAGAaggagaacaaaaagaaaaaagaagaaaccaagaaggagagagagaacagaaattCA
It contains:
- the LOC127798412 gene encoding uncharacterized protein LOC127798412, translated to MAYVPPHLRHAKDAEKPSPKPELLVPQFQRSLNFGSPSRSNVGRRKGHNQPSSQAGKIEYGNDAIYRWFAAGSPGDGQFPSSAGLETISLKSFEQRSAEPPLILVLDPHVAQDVKESDGDVRKSPWEYVAENVQEDLLSSFQNVRKARESQELEGKPTLVVRFGKILFRGRSLTNVEAVERKSVSETTLRQMKRSLYTNVPVAFIQHVTSEAVPKIGLDFAEEKELYHIKLSDSMRPDSTITCKCRVMEDCKKLQLHKIELNQVRHLVFDVSCLDKKLDLRLMLYTKEALTDLTDDEEHCIRNLINSAVLNSEVKGGLRWPLGTETSGGRFTVVGVWHTNAKIFRSSSIRLKVRHADRFDFRTSVGEVSREVSLKMTEICLELLKQNHQVDLVTTMLEDNLRLIWECFLDCDCSFE
- the LOC127798414 gene encoding uncharacterized protein LOC127798414 codes for the protein MFRLWLTRASRSTVSEEAEFWLTLKVIADGKEFDRDVSKSPWGYVAENVQQDLLSSFQNVRKAMESKELEGKPTLVAGFGKILFHGVLSIAVYELQVKRNVSIFDRYLEAGDL